A genomic window from Colletotrichum destructivum chromosome 7, complete sequence includes:
- a CDS encoding Putative DNA-directed RNA polymerase III subunit Rpc5 — translation MSAPMATMDPDESFDPDPVIASYDVFFNPSLPQGRKLWVLQQPNRTDPRQPTPTEMRLKARSGMVEVDVPLDYTQSYDREKGMKWGRQLKASLESKNGGTHGLSGGFGVGAPPPRPKRRGDPDLDDELYLEWPEAVRQDKVLRTQTLGGQCPDHKEVQYMIGVFQGKDLHLTPVSNLVHLRPQLHHVDAVAQQERNASAAAAKESAAAAGAGPGGAAAGAAQGSSSAAARAIHMTIKTTPDGAAAKSETMADRLRAVQMENWRRLKYTDENDEAAWDIYQESLIMRGPGDVARPQPQQFDDDDDEEKKKAALEGAEALESKPVVDLADQVARLETKWGDDELLEAVSGIKKPKPMSKADLEAEAAAAAAAEEEARKMKPKARGAVAARRGGKARAAPAQTASSMDLT, via the exons ATGTCCGCCCCGATGGCAACAATGGACCCCGACGAGTCCTTCGACCCGGACCCCGTCATCGCCTCCTACGacgtcttcttcaacccGTCTCTCCCGCAGGGCCGCAAGCTCTGGGTCCTCCAGCAGCCCAACCGCACCGACCCGCGCCAGCCCACCCCGACCGAGATGCGCCTCAAGGCCCGCTCCGGcatggtcgaggtcgacgtgCCTCTCGACTACACCCAGTCCTACGACCGCGAGAAGGGCATGAAATGGGGCCGCCAGCTCAAGGCCAGCCTCGAGTCCAAGAACGGCGGCACACACGGCCTgtccggcggcttcggcgtcggcgcgccCCCGCCCCGGCCCAAGAGGCGCGGCGACCctgacctcgacgacgagctgtACCTCGAGTGGCCCGAGGCCGTACGTCAGGACAAGGTCTTGAGAACTCAgaccctcggcggccagtGTCCTGACCATAAGGAGGTTCAGTACATGATTGGCGTCTTCCAAGGCA AGGACCTCCACCTCACACCCGTCTCGaacctcgtccacctccgCCCCCAGCTCCAtcacgtcgacgccgtggccCAGCAAGAACGCAacgcttccgccgccgcggccaaggAATCCGCCGCGGCAGCGGGCGCCGGCCCCGGAGGCGCGGCCGCTGGCGCGGCGCAgggctcctcctcggcggccgcgcgcGCCATCCACATGACCATCAAGACGACGCCCGACGGCGCAGCCGCCAAGAGCGAGACCATGGCCGACCGCCTCCGTGCCGTGCAGATGGAGAACTGGCGCAGGCTCAAGTACAcggacgagaacgacgaggccgcctGGGACATCTACCAGGAGAGCCTCATCATGCGCGGccccggcgacgtcgccaggccgcagccgcagcagttcgacgacgacgacgatgaggaaaagaagaaggccgcgctcgagggcgccgaggcgctcgagtCGAAGCCTGTGGTGGACTTGGCAGACCAGGTTGCGAGGTTGGAGACCAAATggggcgacgatgagctgCTGGAGGCCGTCAGTGGCATCAAGAAGCCGAAGCCCATGTCAAAGGCAGACTTagaagccgaggccgccgccgccgccgctgccgaagaggaggcgcGGAAGATGAAGCCCAAGGCGCGGGGCGCGGTGGCTGCACGACGTGGAGGCAAGGCCAGAGCGGCGCCTGCGCAAACTGCTTCCAGCATGGACCTGACATGA